The following proteins come from a genomic window of Chaetodon auriga isolate fChaAug3 chromosome 16, fChaAug3.hap1, whole genome shotgun sequence:
- the LOC143334151 gene encoding NACHT, LRR and PYD domains-containing protein 12-like: protein MASHLELLFGVLQDLGNEELKHFQWFLKQAGIVEGFPAIPKCQLEEADRQDTVDHMVQTYSPPGALQITIEVLKKICRNDLVKRLTEICSEPNKDATDIGETSGNTGGSCIQQAVFPHPVTPGAQAEDLLVQRPKSPQTITSYQRILQSNLQNKFMCITEGSSMQKDKKLLDDIYTELYIIDGYDVDVNRQHEIRHIEITSRKPEGTERSIKHYDIFKHPSGENTPVRTVLTNGIAGIGKTFLVYKFILDWAEGRANQDVHLIFPFTFRQLNLLKGRRFRFAELIHKCIRETKDIREEDLNNIFKKLQASGNTNYDKSTFKLLFVLDGRDESRLRLNFSDKEECSLDEPLLVNELLAYLIKGKLLPSARLWITTRPAAANQIPLDVVDIMTEVRGFTDAQKEEYFRKRFRDSEMANRIISHVKMSRSLRIMCHIPVFCWVTATVLKQMLGEDERKDIPQTLTEMYTKFLVFQIKQTALKYDTDKHIEIIQSLAKLAFHQLKGGNLIFYETDLRNSGIHVSEASVYSGVFTQIFKEEDGLNEDKMFCFVHLSIHEFLAAVFVVLSLFNDRQHVMAEPQTPLQRLRVFFRKASANEVYMKAVDKALESPNGHLDMFLRFLLGLSLKSNQNLLQGLLKQRRCSTETNQKVVKYIKNKIKENPSPERCINLFSCLSEMRDCSLVEDIQHYLRTDSLSTASLSPAQWSALVYVLLSSEKELDVFDLKKFSKSEEVLMRMLPLVKASTTALLDECELSHLSCEALASVLSSKSSSLRELDLSHNNLNRSGVLLLSVGLASSHCRLENLRLSRCEVTDTGCACLATALSFDPSHLRELDWRYPGKKIATGIKGPLTPRRLPGYSKLVACSRNVGQYCSLRELDLSNNPLRNSGLKVLSAGLDSPASRLESLRLSSCNLSERGCEYLASVLSSKFSNLKKLDLSDNDLEDSGVTVLSTGLKRPYCKLETLRLSACLVTEEGCASLSSALSSNPSHLRELDLSYNHPGDSGVKLLAARLEDPHWRLESLSVDHCGEFRILSGPRKYACELLLDPKTANRNLILSEADRQVTVARKEQPYPDHPERFEYRCQVLCTNGLTGRCFWEVEWEGAAYVGVAYKGIGRKGRKNDSLLGRNDKSWCFDCNESTAWHNGKSTVTTKIFYHGNKRLAVYLDWPASSLSFYRVFPDTLFHLHTFHCTFTEPLYPALRVFGTSSFAILCSPS from the exons ATGGCGTCACATCTGGAGCTCCTCTTTGGAGTTCTGCAGGACTTGGGAAATGAGGAGCTGAAGCATTTCCAGTGGTTCCTGAAGCAGGCTGGCATTGTAGAAGGCTTCCCAGCAATCCCAAAGTGCCAACTGGAAGAGGCTGACAGGCAGGACACGGTGGATCACATGGTGCAGACTTACAGCCCACCTGGAGCTCTGCAGATCACAATAGAAGTTCTGAAGAAGATCTGCAGGAATGATTTAGTGAAGCGTCTAACTGAAATTTGTTCTGAACCCAACA aggATGCCACTGATATTGGAGAGACTTCTGGGAACACAGGAGGCTCTTGCATTCAACAGGCAGTTTTTCCTCACCCAGTCACGCCTGGTGCACAGGCTGAAG ATTTGTTGGTGCAAAGACCAAAGTCTCCACAAACCATCACATCATACCAACGCATACTCCAGTCAAACCTCCAGAACAAGTTTATGTGTATAACAGAGGGGTCGTCAATGCAAAAGGATAAGAAACTTCTGGATGATATTTACACAGAGCTCTACATCATAGATGGGTATGATGTAGATGTCAACAGGCAGCATGAGATCAGGCACATTGAGATAACATCAAGAAAACCAGAAGGAACTGAGAGATCAATTAAGCACtatgacattttcaaacaccCTTCTGGAGAAAACACACCCGTAAGAACAGTCCTGACCAATGGGATTGCAGGAATTGGCAAAACATTCCTTGTTTACAAGTTCAtcctggactgggctgaagggAGAGCCAATCAAGATGTGCATCTCATATTTCCTTTCACCTTCCGCCAGCTGAATTTACTGAAGGGGAGAAGATTTCGTTTTGCTGAGCTCATTCACAAATGTATCAGGGAAACCAAAGACATCAGGGAGGAGGATCTCAATAACATATTCAAAAAACTACAGGCTTCAGGAAATACCAACTATGACAAAAGTACATTCAAACTTCTTTTTGTGCTTGATGGGCGGGACGAAAGCCGCCTTCGGCTTAACTTCAGTGACAAGGAAGAATGCTCTCTTGATGAGCCACTGCTGGTGAATGAACTGCTGGCATACCTCATCAAGGGGAAACTGCTcccctctgctcgcctctggataaccacacgaccgGCAGcggccaatcagatccctctGGATGTAGTTGACATCATGACAGAGGTGAGGGGGTTCACTGATgcacagaaggaggagtacttcaggaagagatTCAGAGATTCAGAGAtggccaacagaatcatctcccatGTTAAGATGTCACGAAGCCTCCgcatcatgtgccacatcccagTTTTCTGCTGGGTCACAGCTACAGTTCTGAAGCAAATGTTAGGAGAAGACGAGCGAAAAGATATCCCTCAAACTCTAACGGAGATGTATACAAAATTCCTCGTGTTTCAGATCAAGCAGACAGCACTGAAGTATGACACAGATAAGCACATCGAGATCATCCAGTCACTTGCAAAGCTTGCTTTTCACCAGCTGAAGGGAGGTAATCTGATCTTCTATGAGACGGACTTGAGGAACAGTGGCATTCATGTCAGTGAAGCATCAGTGTACTCAGGGGTGTTCACGCAGATCTTTAAAGAAGAAGATGGGCTGAACGAAGACAAGATGTTTTGCTTTGTGCATCTGAGCATTCATGAGTTTTTGGCAGCCGTTTTTGTAgttctgtctctctttaatGACAGACAGCATGTGATGGCTGAGCCTCAAACCCCTCTTCAACGTCTACGGGTGTTTTTCAGGAAAGCATCTGCAAATGAGGTTTATATGAAAgctgtggacaaggccttagagagtccaaatggacacctggacatGTTCCTCCGcttcctcctgggtctttcgTTGAAGTCAAATCAGAATCTCTTACAAGGCTTGCTGAAGCAAAGAagatgcagcacagagaccaacCAGAAAGTAGTGAAGTACATCAAAAATAAGATCAAGGAGAATCCCTCACCAGAGAGATGCATTAACCTCTTCAGCTGTCTGAGTGAAATGAGGGACTGTTCCCTAGTGGAGGACATCCAGCACTACCTGAGAACAGATAGCCTCTCCACAGCCAGtctttctcctgctcagtggtcagccCTGGTCTATGTGTTACTGTCATCCGAAAAAGAGCTGGATGTGTTCGACCTTAAAAAATTCTCCAAGTCAGAGGAAGTTCTGATGAGAATGCTGCCATTGGTCAAAGCCTCAACAACTGCACT ACTGGACGAGTGTGAGCTTTCACACCTGTCTTGTGAAGCTCTGGCTTCAGTTCTCAGCTCCAAGTcttccagtctgagagagctggacctgagtcacaacaacctgAATAGATCAGGAGTTTTGCTGCTCTCTGTTGGACTCGCGAGTTCACACTGTAGACTGGAAAATCTGAG GTTGTCAAGATGTGAGGTCACAGATACAGGCTGCGCTTGTTTGGCCACAGCCCTGAGCTTCGACCCCTCCCATCTGCGAGAGCTGGACTGGCGCTacccaggaaaaaaaatagcaaCTGGGATTAAGGGACCACTGACACCCAGACGATT ACCAGGATACTCTAAGCTAGTGGCATGCAGTCGCAATGTGGGACAATATTGCAGTCTGAGAGAACTTGACCTGAGTAACAATCCCCTGCGGAATTCAGGGCTGAAAGTGCTTTCTGCTGGACTGGATAGTCCAGCCTCTAGACTGGAATCTCTCAG GCTCAGTTCCTGTAACCTGTCGGAGAGAGGCTGCGAATATCTGGCCTCAGTGCTCAGCTCTAAGTTTTCCAACCTGAAAAAACTGGACCTGAGTGACAATGACCTGGAGGATTCAGGGGTGACAGTGCTGTCCACTGGACTGAAGAGACCATACTGTAAACTGGAAACACTTAG GTTGTCTGCCTGCTTggtcacagaggaaggctgtgcctCTTTGTCTTCAGCTCTGAGCTCTAACCCCTCTCACCTGAgggagctggacctgagctacaatcatccaggagactcaggagtgaagctgcttgCTGCTCGACTGGAGGATCCACACTGGAGGCTGGAATCTCTCAG TGTTGATCATTGTGGAGAGTTCAGGATCTTGTCTGGGCCAAGGAAAT ACGCCTGTGAACTCCTGCTTGAcccaaaaacagcaaacaggaacCTCATCCTATCTGAAGCTGACAGACAAGTGACAGTAGCACGAAAGGAGCAGCCATATCCTGATCACCCAGAGAGGTTTGAATACAGGTGCCAGGTTCTGTGTACAAATGGTCTGACTGGACGCTGTTTCTGGGAGGTGGAGTGGGAAGGAGCTGCTTATGTAGGAGTTGCCTACAAAGGAATCGGCCGAAAAGGACGGAAGAATGACTCTCTGCTCGGGCGGAATGACAAGTCCTGGTGTTTCGACTGCAACGAGAGCACTGCTTGGCACAACGGAAAGAGCACGGTTACAACCAAGATATTCTACCACGGTAACAAAAGACTAGCTGTGTATCTGGACTGGCCTGCCAgctctctgtccttctacagagtaTTCCCTGACACACTgttccacctccacaccttccactgcacattcactgaacctctctATCCTGCATTGAGGGTTTTTGGCACTTCTTCATTTGCAATATTGTGCTCGCCTTCGTGA